Proteins co-encoded in one Candidatus Tectomicrobia bacterium genomic window:
- a CDS encoding ABC transporter ATP-binding protein, with the protein MATLSLGKLLKIFGTGVRAVDEIDLQIEHGEMVSLLGPSGCGKTTTLRLVAGFLDPDGGEIRVDGNVVSRTGWVLPPERRSMSMIFQSYAIWPHKTVFQNVGYGLKFRNVTAQEAEKKVRYILSVVRMEHLAGRYPAELSGGQQQRVALARALVVEPSILLLDEPLSNLDAGLREEMRFEIRRLHDEFHITSIYVTHDQSEAMVTSDRICVMNHGRIEQVGDAQEIYNHPRTRFVAEFIGVTNCVEGSAQEPGLFVAGEGLKLRTNGSAVTGGRQVASIRPHRIHIAEPSATPTDGLNVLEGEVTQEYFFGNSVDYRVRVKGLPDLLRVESDPDRIFAPGSRVRLLIEPRAVILVQDN; encoded by the coding sequence GTGGCGACGCTCTCTCTCGGGAAGCTCCTCAAGATCTTCGGCACCGGCGTCCGGGCCGTGGACGAGATCGACCTCCAGATCGAGCACGGCGAGATGGTCTCCCTCCTCGGCCCTTCGGGCTGCGGGAAGACTACCACCCTGCGCCTCGTCGCGGGCTTCCTCGATCCCGACGGAGGGGAGATCCGGGTGGACGGGAACGTCGTCTCCCGCACGGGCTGGGTGCTCCCGCCCGAGCGCCGCTCCATGAGCATGATTTTCCAGAGCTACGCCATCTGGCCCCACAAGACCGTCTTCCAGAACGTTGGCTACGGCCTCAAGTTCCGGAACGTCACGGCCCAGGAGGCGGAGAAGAAGGTGCGCTACATCCTCTCGGTGGTCCGGATGGAGCACCTGGCCGGGCGCTACCCGGCCGAGCTGTCAGGCGGCCAGCAGCAGCGGGTGGCCCTCGCGCGGGCCCTGGTGGTGGAACCCTCCATCCTCCTCCTGGACGAACCCCTCTCGAACCTCGACGCCGGCCTCCGCGAGGAGATGCGCTTCGAGATCCGCCGCCTCCACGACGAGTTCCACATCACGAGCATCTACGTCACCCACGACCAGTCCGAGGCAATGGTCACGAGTGACCGCATCTGCGTCATGAACCACGGCCGCATCGAGCAGGTGGGGGACGCCCAGGAGATCTACAATCACCCCCGCACCCGCTTCGTCGCCGAGTTCATCGGGGTGACGAACTGCGTCGAGGGCTCGGCCCAGGAGCCGGGCCTCTTCGTGGCGGGGGAGGGCCTGAAGCTCCGGACCAACGGCTCCGCGGTCACCGGCGGCCGGCAGGTCGCCTCCATCCGGCCCCACCGCATCCATATCGCCGAGCCCTCGGCCACGCCCACCGACGGCCTGAACGTGCTAGAGGGGGAGGTGACGCAGGAGTACTTCTTCGGGAACTCGGTGGACTACCGGGTGAGGGTGAAGGGGCTGCCCGACCTCCTCCGCGTGGAGAGCGACCCGGACCGCATCTTCGCCCCCGGCAGCCGGGTGCGTCTCCTCATCGAGCCCCGCGCCGTCATCCTCGTCCAAGACAACTAG
- a CDS encoding extracellular solute-binding protein, whose product MTRSRMPGLIAAAVLLAAGPALAAEDAVPRAAKKEGKVTWYTAVSLPVAQEVCQKFMKKHPGIECIVHRDGSGKLYQRYLQEAKGNIYVADVYHTSNYGHFLAMKDKHFLAYKPKGTEKFNRSFVIDHGQWTILRAAVLVPFYNSAKVSAAEAPKSWKDLTDPKWKNRMVHSHPAYSGFVTNGMLLNIKHHGEDYYKKLAANKPKVVQSALASIPLVARGEADVGAGTVSYGLFEAIKKGEPLKVVIPAEGVPLVSSPNSILKKAPHPNASKVFTDYMFSLEGQQIFANRFLYVGHPGVKYPKGLPSLDELKLEVISPEVLKKENKNMQQLFRKLFGV is encoded by the coding sequence ATGACCAGATCGCGAATGCCCGGGCTCATTGCGGCGGCCGTCCTGCTTGCGGCCGGCCCCGCTCTCGCGGCGGAGGACGCCGTCCCGCGGGCCGCCAAGAAGGAGGGCAAGGTCACCTGGTACACCGCGGTCTCCCTGCCCGTGGCGCAGGAGGTCTGCCAGAAGTTCATGAAGAAGCACCCGGGCATCGAGTGCATCGTGCACCGCGACGGCTCGGGCAAGCTCTATCAGCGCTACCTCCAGGAGGCCAAGGGGAACATCTACGTGGCCGACGTGTACCACACCTCGAACTACGGCCACTTCCTCGCCATGAAGGACAAGCATTTCCTCGCCTACAAGCCCAAGGGAACGGAGAAGTTCAACCGCTCCTTCGTGATCGATCACGGTCAATGGACCATCCTCCGGGCGGCCGTGCTCGTGCCCTTCTACAACTCCGCCAAGGTCTCGGCGGCCGAGGCCCCCAAGAGCTGGAAGGATCTCACCGATCCCAAGTGGAAGAACCGGATGGTGCACTCCCATCCGGCCTACAGCGGGTTCGTGACCAACGGCATGCTCCTCAACATCAAGCACCACGGCGAGGACTACTACAAGAAGCTCGCCGCCAACAAGCCGAAGGTCGTCCAGTCGGCCCTCGCCTCCATCCCCCTGGTGGCCCGGGGCGAGGCGGACGTGGGGGCGGGCACGGTCTCCTACGGGCTCTTCGAGGCGATCAAGAAGGGCGAGCCGCTCAAGGTGGTGATCCCGGCGGAGGGTGTGCCCCTGGTCTCCTCGCCCAATTCCATCCTGAAGAAGGCGCCCCATCCTAATGCCTCCAAGGTATTCACCGACTACATGTTCAGCCTCGAGGGCCAGCAGATATTCGCCAACCGTTTCCTCTACGTCGGCCATCCGGGCGTGAAGTATCCGAAGGGGCTTCCGAGCCTCGACGAGTTGAAACTCGAGGTCATCTCTCCCGAGGTATTGAAGAAGGAGAACAAGAACATGCAGCAGCTGTTCCGCAAGCTGTTCGGGGTCTAG
- a CDS encoding iron ABC transporter permease: MATVLSPATVVQKPFRRGFDYTTLFWIGTAVILAILILNPIFYLFKESFTAKGDEGGWTLMNYVEAFSNPLYYSPIVATLWISLSVGVLSLVIGASIAWCVSRTDIPMANMIRNLILASFVTPPFLGAIAWIFLAGPREGWLNDIFRAVTFAGDDSYLFNIFSLGGVIFAITLYTFPLVFIVVMAALNNISSDIEDAANIAGGGTFSTMVNITLPLVLPALFAGFIMAVLEAMILFGTPAILAIPARMHVMTTQLRAFMASEENLVGLAAAYSMPMLVVAVWLIYSRGRILGKRGFATVGGKGGQRRPQKLGAWRYPVLALCLIPLACAVVLPYVALLLTSFMRTLGGGLTWDNMTFANYVFIWNNDAVWGSIGNTIGLAVAAATAAAGLAGVIAYVSQRRIVWGHQYMSFLATLPIAIPGIVLAVGLFAAYTKQPFVLYGTLWIMFFAYLTKYLPLAFQTSNAALMSVHPELEECSRILGANRIQVFWDVTIPLFKVGLVASWILVFMPSLRELSASVLLWTTNTKVISVVIIDLYEENLLGAISALGVVLLLITLVAVLAGFRLAGRDFMKA, encoded by the coding sequence ATGGCAACGGTTCTTTCGCCGGCGACGGTAGTGCAGAAGCCCTTCCGGCGCGGGTTCGATTACACCACGCTCTTCTGGATAGGCACGGCCGTCATCCTGGCCATCCTCATCCTCAATCCGATCTTCTACCTCTTCAAGGAGAGCTTCACGGCGAAGGGCGACGAGGGCGGCTGGACGCTGATGAACTACGTGGAGGCGTTCAGCAATCCCCTTTACTACAGCCCGATCGTGGCCACGCTCTGGATCTCCCTCTCCGTCGGCGTCCTCTCTCTCGTCATCGGCGCCTCCATCGCCTGGTGCGTGAGCCGCACCGACATTCCCATGGCCAACATGATCCGGAACCTCATCCTCGCCTCCTTCGTCACGCCTCCCTTCCTCGGGGCCATCGCGTGGATCTTCCTCGCCGGCCCGCGTGAGGGCTGGCTGAACGATATCTTCCGCGCGGTGACCTTCGCCGGGGACGATTCCTACCTGTTCAACATCTTCTCCCTGGGGGGCGTGATCTTCGCCATCACCCTCTATACCTTCCCGCTGGTCTTCATCGTGGTGATGGCCGCGCTCAACAACATCTCCTCCGACATCGAGGACGCCGCGAACATCGCCGGGGGCGGCACCTTCTCGACCATGGTGAACATCACGCTACCCCTGGTGCTCCCGGCCCTGTTCGCGGGCTTCATCATGGCGGTGCTCGAGGCCATGATCCTCTTCGGCACCCCGGCCATCCTGGCCATCCCGGCCCGGATGCACGTCATGACGACCCAGCTGCGGGCCTTCATGGCCTCCGAGGAGAACCTAGTGGGGCTGGCCGCGGCGTACTCCATGCCCATGCTGGTCGTCGCCGTGTGGCTGATATACTCGCGCGGCCGGATTCTCGGGAAGCGGGGCTTCGCCACCGTGGGGGGCAAGGGAGGCCAGCGGCGCCCCCAGAAGCTCGGGGCGTGGCGCTACCCCGTCCTCGCCCTGTGCCTCATCCCGCTGGCCTGCGCCGTCGTGCTGCCCTACGTCGCGCTGCTCCTCACCTCGTTCATGCGCACCCTGGGGGGCGGGCTGACCTGGGACAACATGACCTTCGCCAACTACGTCTTCATCTGGAACAACGACGCCGTGTGGGGCTCCATCGGGAACACCATCGGCCTGGCCGTCGCCGCGGCCACCGCGGCCGCCGGCCTGGCCGGCGTCATCGCCTACGTCTCCCAGCGCCGCATCGTCTGGGGCCACCAGTACATGAGCTTCCTCGCCACCCTGCCCATCGCCATTCCGGGCATCGTGCTGGCCGTGGGCCTCTTCGCCGCCTACACGAAGCAGCCCTTCGTCCTCTACGGCACGCTGTGGATCATGTTCTTCGCCTACCTGACCAAGTACCTCCCGTTGGCGTTCCAGACGAGCAACGCCGCGCTGATGAGCGTGCATCCCGAGCTCGAGGAGTGCAGCCGCATCCTGGGCGCGAACCGCATCCAGGTCTTCTGGGACGTGACCATCCCCCTGTTCAAGGTGGGCCTTGTCGCCTCCTGGATCCTGGTCTTCATGCCCTCGCTGCGGGAGCTCAGTGCCTCGGTGCTGCTCTGGACCACCAACACGAAGGTCATCTCGGTCGTCATCATCGACCTGTACGAGGAGAACCTCCTGGGCGCCATCTCGGCCCTGGGGGTGGTGCTCCTGCTCATCACGCTCGTCGCCGTCCTGGCCGGGTTCCGCCTGGCGGGCCGCGATTTCATGAAGGCATAG
- a CDS encoding 4-hydroxy-tetrahydrodipicolinate synthase codes for MRFRGSYVAMVTPFRNGQLDEAGIRSLVDFHLENGTHGIVACGTTGESATLSHEEHDRVIEIVIEQVAGRIPVIAGSGSNSTAEAVRRTRFAEKAGADGALLVAPYYNKPTQEGLYQHFKAIAESADIPIVLYNVPGRTVISIQADTIARLAEIPNIVGVKEATGNISNTCEIISKVPKDFIVLSGDDFVTLPMMAMGAVGTISVTANVAPADVAEMCQAQLDGDRARALRLHYKMWELNQMMFVETNPIPAKATLAMMGRLKLEYRLPLCPPSAANMKKLEAFAKSYGLIPETVTV; via the coding sequence ATGCGGTTCAGAGGCTCGTACGTGGCGATGGTCACCCCCTTTCGCAACGGACAGCTCGACGAGGCGGGCATCCGCTCCCTGGTGGACTTCCATCTGGAGAACGGCACCCACGGGATTGTCGCGTGCGGCACCACGGGCGAGTCGGCGACCCTGAGCCACGAGGAGCACGACCGGGTCATCGAGATCGTCATCGAGCAGGTGGCCGGGCGGATCCCGGTCATCGCGGGCTCGGGCTCCAACAGCACGGCCGAGGCCGTCCGCCGGACCCGGTTCGCCGAGAAGGCGGGCGCCGACGGCGCCCTGCTGGTCGCCCCCTACTACAACAAGCCGACCCAGGAAGGCCTCTACCAGCACTTCAAGGCCATCGCCGAGTCGGCCGACATCCCCATCGTCCTCTACAACGTGCCGGGGCGGACGGTGATCTCCATTCAGGCGGACACCATCGCCCGCCTCGCCGAAATCCCGAATATCGTCGGCGTCAAGGAGGCCACCGGAAACATCTCGAACACCTGCGAGATCATCTCCAAGGTCCCCAAGGACTTCATCGTGCTGTCGGGGGACGACTTCGTGACCCTCCCCATGATGGCGATGGGGGCGGTGGGCACCATCTCCGTCACGGCCAACGTGGCCCCCGCCGACGTGGCCGAGATGTGCCAGGCCCAGCTCGACGGCGACCGCGCGCGCGCGCTCAGGCTCCACTACAAGATGTGGGAGCTCAACCAAATGATGTTCGTGGAGACGAACCCCATCCCGGCCAAGGCCACGCTCGCCATGATGGGCAGGCTCAAGCTGGAGTACCGGCTGCCGCTCTGCCCGCCCTCGGCGGCCAACATGAAGAAGCTCGAGGCCTTCGCGAAGTCCTACGGGCTCATCCCGGAGACGGTGACGGTCTAG